A DNA window from Hevea brasiliensis isolate MT/VB/25A 57/8 chromosome 2, ASM3005281v1, whole genome shotgun sequence contains the following coding sequences:
- the LOC131177915 gene encoding 60S ribosomal protein L14-2-like, translated as MPFKRYVEIRRVALVNYGKNYGKLGVFVDVIDQNRATIETPNMVWSQMNFKSSLTVIRRCPHKSLATEIVHFQEMDKENIRKKIKVVVVRRILAGKVKNGKVIH; from the exons ATGCCGTTCAAGAGATACGTGGAGATCAGGAGGGTAGCTCTCGTCAACTATGGCAAAAACTATGGGAAGCTCGGTGtcttcgtcgatgtcatcgaccaaaaTCGAGCTACAATCGAGACCCCTAATATGGtttggagccaaatgaacttcaagag ttccctcactgtcatcagacgATGCCCTCATAAATCTCTAGCCACCGAAATTGTCCATTTTCAAGAGATGGATAAAGAAAACATTCGAAAAAAGATCAAGGTGGTTGTCGTGAGAAGAATTCTTGCTGGAAAAGTCAAGAATGGGAAAGTAATACATTGA